From a region of the Helianthus annuus cultivar XRQ/B chromosome 5, HanXRQr2.0-SUNRISE, whole genome shotgun sequence genome:
- the LOC118492337 gene encoding uncharacterized protein LOC118492337 — MEDILMCSTMKTQSIFIDNDDVFYNEDNVPGLLYNLHHVYQEHQEHIERSKFEDLHRVHRMVLDPDRDGYKGNKIQFSGPLVSSNVDQMLKDHDHVYVTAQHN; from the exons ATGGAGGATATTCTGATGTGCTCGACCATGAAAACCCAAAGCATCTTCATTGACAACGATGATGTGTTCTACAATGAAGATAATGTTCCAGGTTTGctctacaatcttcatcatgtttatcaagaacaccaagaacacataGAGAGAAGCAAGTTTGAAGatcttcatcgtgttcatcgCATGGTtctagatccg gaccgtgatggatacaagggaaataagatccaattctcgggaccgttggtttcgtcaaacgtggatcagatgctcaaggatcatgaccatgtttatgttacagcacaacacaactaa
- the LOC110943641 gene encoding uncharacterized protein LOC110943641, giving the protein MDVFLRPLVAELKQLWQTGVRTKDAATNTYFTMKAALLWTINDFPARSSLSVWSGQGYMACPTCNQDTPSIRVTGKCAYVGHRRFLDANHPWRTSLDFNGRPETRDPPRQFSPADIEAQLDRLINRLPGKHPAFGGGRITRSDFELNWSKRSIFFDLEYWSSLQLKHNLDVMHIEKNVCDSLLGTLLMNDKSKDTPNEWSDLEKLNIRPTQWLKQSGGKFLSPHPKYSFKSDDRKLFCQFIKIVKLPDGFGSNISKRVIDNNANITGLKSHDCHILMQRLIPIGVRGLLTKDTSTPIVNLCMFFKQLCSRTLSVDDMKKAKDDIVTILCKLEMIYPPVFFDLMVHLLMHLPDEAIARGPVAFRWMYPFERYMKKLKNYVRNPARPEGCIAEGYMFEEALTFCSMYLKYVQTKFNRPDRNDDVVVEKRKLWLFESKCRPVGATKNKYLSFIEKSKMEWFVLENCAEVSEFKHTHPQDYLKTKFLGWFLHKVHSMKTQNSPKFRPELYALSICAKVTAYTYTACIVNGVRFKTLERDAKCAAQNSGVEVVGENGVKFYGQLEEIIELHYTNDYSTVLFRDDDRVNKVQNVDKGLEDIDVVDNNSSSDCPLVVDLTQYFQIGSSHVTLGEPSIEVDPPTATIDEVFEVEIDCDEVKADCDEDDPDYVESD; this is encoded by the exons ATGGACGTTTTCCTTAGACCGTTAGTGGCTGAGCTTAAGCAATTGTGGCAGACAGGTGTACGTACTAAAGACGCAGCAACAAACACATACTTCACAATGAAGGCGGCGTTGTTATGGACCATAAATGACTTTCCAGCCCGTAGTAGTCTATCAGTTTGGAGCGGACAAGGCTACATGGCATGCCCAACTTGTAACCAAGACACTCCTTCAATACGTGTAACTGGTAAATGTGCTTATGTTGGTCATCGCCGGTTCTTAGATGCCAACCATCCTTGGAGAACAAGTCTCGACTTTAACGGGAGACCCGAGACACGAGACCCTCCGAGACAGTTTAGCCCAGCTGACATAGAAGCTCAACTCGATCGTTTAATTAATCGTCTACCAGGCAAGCATCCAGCTTTTGGAGGTGGGAGGATAACCCGGTCAGATTTTGAGTTGAACTGGTCCAAAAGAAGCATATTTTTTGACCTTGAGTATTGGTCTTCTCTGCAGCTGAAACATAACTTAGATGTAATGCATATAGAGAAAAATGTGTGCGACAGCTTGCTCGGTACTCTTCTAATGAACGATAAGAGCAAAGACACGCCAAATGAGTGGTCCGACTTGGAAAAACTAAACATTCGGCCGACACAATGGCTGAAACAATCGGGTGGCAAGTTCTTAAGTCCCCACCCAAAGTACTCATTCAAGTCCGATGATCGAAAACTTTTTTGTCAGtttataaaaattgttaaatTACCAGATGGGTTTGGATCTAATATCAGTAAGAGGGTGATAGATAACAATGCTAACATTACCGGATTGAAATCTCATgactgtcatatcctcatgcaaCGTTTGATACCGATTGGGGTTAGAGGGCTTTTGACTAAAGATACATCTACACCAATAGTAAACCTTTGTATGTTCTTTAAGCAACTTTGCTCTAGAACACTATCGGTGGATGATATGAAGAAAGCAAAGGATGACATTGTTACCATCTTATGCAAGTTAGAGATGATCTATCCACCTGTGTTTTTTGACCTTATGGTTCATTTACTTATGCATTTACCTGATGAAGCGATTGCGAGAGGTCCAGTAGCTTTTAGATGGATGTATCCATTTGAAAGGTACATGAAAAAACTAAAGAACTATGTCAGAAACCCGGCAAGGCCGGAAGGTTGTATAGCTGAAGGTTATATGTTTGAAGAAGCTCTAACATTTTGTTCAATGTACCTTAAATATGTTCAGACTAAGTTCAATCGCCCAGATAGAAACGATGATGTCGTTGTTGAAAAAAGAAAGTTATGGTTGTTTGAGTCCAAATGTCGTCCTGTTGGCGCAACAAAGAATAAATATCTATCATTCATCGAAAAAAGCAAGATGGAATGGTTTGTCCTCGAAAACTGCGCAGAAGTTAG TGAATTCAAACATACACATCCCCAAGATTATCTTAAAACCAAATTTCTGGGATGGTTTCTCCATAAG GTCCATTCGATGAAAACACAAAATTCTCCAAAATTCCGCCCGGAGTTGTATGCTCTTTCAATTTGTGCGAAAGTGACTGCTTACACTTACACTGCTTGCATAGTCAACGGTGTTAGGTTTAAGACACTTGAACGTGATGCAAAATGCGCAGCGCAAAACTCTGGGGTGGAAGTGGTTGGAGAGAACGGTGTGAAATTTTATGGCCAATTAGAAGAAATTATTGAGTTGCATTATACAAATGATTATTCCACTGTCCTATTTCG TGATGATGACCGCGTCAATAAGGTTCAAAATGTTGACAAAGGCTTAGAAGATATTGATGTTGTCGACAACAACTCTTCATCTGACTGTCCACTTGTCGTTGACTTGACCCAATACTTTCAAATTGGATCTTCTCATGTTACTCTGGGTGAGCCTTCAATTGAAGTTGATCCCCCAACGGCTACCATCGATGAAGTGTTTGAGGTCGAGATTGATTGTGATGAGGTCAAGGCTGATTGTGATGAGGATGATCCCGATTATGTGGAGTCTGACTAA